One genomic region from Roseofilum casamattae BLCC-M143 encodes:
- a CDS encoding TVP38/TMEM64 family protein, translating into MNHKLQPYKKAIAFAALAISVAVAIICFQGSGLQEILRTLLISIQNLERWGVFAYLLLYNIATILFVPAILLTLGAGAIYGVVWGSVYVFFASTFGATLAFLVGRYFSRDWALQILSNHPNFHALNQAVARSGFKIVLLTRLSPIFPFNLLNYAFGVMQVSLKDYILGSVGMIPAILGYTYIGSLIGDVAALGQQPTIASPQARIAQWVLYAIAGLATSILILYGSKLARQTLERSL; encoded by the coding sequence ATGAACCATAAATTGCAACCCTACAAAAAAGCGATCGCCTTTGCCGCATTAGCTATCTCCGTTGCGGTTGCAATTATTTGTTTCCAAGGTTCCGGCTTGCAAGAGATTTTACGAACACTCCTAATCTCGATTCAAAACTTAGAACGCTGGGGAGTATTCGCCTATCTTCTCCTATACAATATTGCCACAATTCTCTTCGTCCCCGCAATATTGCTCACCTTAGGCGCTGGCGCAATTTATGGCGTCGTTTGGGGATCGGTTTATGTCTTTTTTGCCTCCACCTTCGGAGCAACTCTCGCCTTTCTTGTCGGTCGTTATTTCTCTAGAGATTGGGCGCTGCAAATCCTCTCCAATCATCCTAATTTCCATGCCTTAAACCAAGCCGTTGCTCGCTCCGGATTTAAGATCGTTCTCTTAACTCGTTTATCTCCAATTTTTCCCTTCAACTTGCTCAACTATGCCTTCGGAGTGATGCAAGTTTCTCTCAAAGATTATATCCTCGGTTCCGTAGGCATGATTCCCGCAATTTTAGGCTACACTTATATCGGCTCCCTCATTGGCGATGTCGCCGCTCTCGGACAACAACCCACCATCGCCAGCCCCCAAGCTCGCATTGCTCAATGGGTACTTTATGCGATCGCCGGATTAGCCACATCGATCCTTATTCTCTATGGGTCTAAATTAGCTCGCCAAACCTTAGAAAGAAGTTTGTAG